A genomic segment from Syngnathus scovelli strain Florida chromosome 3, RoL_Ssco_1.2, whole genome shotgun sequence encodes:
- the LOC125993718 gene encoding secretory phospholipase A2 receptor-like isoform X2 → MRYKLKCVLLLIAIYGTCASASKCAPGWFAHGTDCYKKVEEPNGWLGARHHCVWQGGDLVSITSSAEEDFVKDTMGNTRFWLGLSNQKCDDVWCGFVAGSQELIWSDGNATTHTNWALDHFKSADVASCAYVNQGARYSPGKWRSGSCASSLAYMCKRPQSCPDGRTCTSKSVSAVMKTSDCADGNFLYGDDCYLFDATLRSWEDGEKFCLARRGHLASVHSEQEAQFISDHSAYGDTWVGEKKKGNNHEWTDGTPSNDYKRTRYHISGGACSELWRLILYRKVGCHGKQPLVCKTAKRGGPPQLPPLVGQPDWTQKCGWWLDDPTNDFCYLMIRQPTKTWQEAQADCKRLQGNLLSITDDHEQTFVHGSIKVLTKASPLWLGANVHVSAKGSKWADESPIEYVHSIIGTFDRNCLSFLTGTGDWKYDSCQNERGYVCKKRGNVKATPAPDSNKCLPGWLAHDSSCYKKEMIPNGWLGAWHHCVWVGGNLLSITSSAEEDFVKRTMGEDTRFWLGLSNQKCGKVWCRFEGGSQNLTWSDNQTTTYTNWASNQLKSADVASCAYVNQGGSGEPGKWRSGSCRSSLAYMCKRPLSCPKGQTCSLKRGPAVVKTSDCQGNTFHYGDYCYRYEKTEKTFDDAEKFCRSREGHLASVHSKEEAQFVSDHSQTSQSVFVGLKKDDDDYEWSDGTTYDYDDWKNDTKGDCAVPNSDGELSASSCTTKRPFVCKRAQHGGLPQLPALVGQPEWTDTCGWWLNDPTNDFCYLMIRQPTKTWKEAQANCQRLHGNLLSITDHDEQIFVHGYVMSLPSLWLGADVSTTKYDPQWTDGSPFTYIHSSAGDPGEGKCLSLFTANGVWKHDTCDEKRSYVCKKMKKGVAELSLSSDASKCAPGWLAHGTNCYKKVEEPNGWLGAWHHCVWEGGDLLSITTSAEEDFVKDTMGKDTRFWLGLSNQKCDDVWCRFEGGSQNLTWSDGENTTHTNWAPNQDESADVASCAYVNQGGMGQPGEWRSGSCDSSLAYMCKRPLSCPEGQTCSPRSGLAVVKTSTCDNGNLLYGDHCYFYSKLHKDWEDAEKFCVAQRGHLASVHSQQEAQFVFDHSQSLWYSWLGLKKKKSNNYEYSDGTAFDYAELQNDTTGDCAFPNSVGKIGGSPCTTKRPFVCKTAKRGGPRQLPPLASQQGWTDKCGWWVDNPSDDFCYLFNFQPTKTWQEAKADCKGRQGNLLSIADSDEQGFVRGIAKLLAMHDDASLWLGADASIKRDGDKWTDGSPFSYLHSSAGVTEGGKCLFLLTGSGDWKRDKCNEKRGYVCKKRGKPAKPQLPHDGYKKELLCQDDWKSLECPDERVIRIRSAFHGRKRSDVCPSGGGSRDDCRVEGALSHFRGLCDNYQICPIYLTDTDSCPGVSKYLHVVYSCEKKVCLDSLGIADGRIPDSSFSASSYAINAEPHKARLGGSGCWRPSKIVGSWIQVNLGQNFKLTGIETRSCTYRLQSSSVFEMQFSIDGVTWYRHPVQPSLGKYILTRPVFAQYVRLLPRFLGLRFDVFGCTSDDSAREILCSSTATDLSLDGPMTVRCPLGCAQAGYRVYGTRIYDQDSSICTAAIHSGVIEIGGDVTLQKRPPQKAYDGSTCNGIMSKAYVNKLAPSPSYTFTDTEPRCLDPDWEEFADFCYKRFDDTKTWYGARHSCWGLDANLVSIRSEAERDWLQDLLKSAPGNAWTGLNDLVNRGRFVWSDRRKVPTFTNWAPENSTGLMENCVATLSQSGKWKKMSCMQLNGYVCKMPTARYPLDLDSANASCK, encoded by the exons ATGCGGTATAAACTAAAGTGTGTACTTCTCCTGATTGCCATATATGGGACATGTGCTTCAG CCAGCAAGTGTGCTCCCGGGTGGTTCGCGCACGGCACCGACTGCTACAAGAAGGTGGAGGAGCCCAACGGATGGCTGGGGGCCCGGCACCACTGCGTCTGGCAGGGCGGCGACCTGGTCTCCATCACCTCCTCGGCCGAGGAGGACTTTGTGAAGGACACCATGGGCAACACCCGCTTCTGGCTGGGACTCTCCAACCAG aAATGCGACGACGTCTGGTGTGGCTTTGTAGCCGGAAGCCAGGAGCTGATCTGGTCTGATGGCAATGCAACGACACACACCAACTGGGCCTTAGACCACTTTAAAAG CGCCGACGTCGCGTCCTGCGCCTACGTCAACCAAGGAGCTCGTTATTCGCCTGGGAAGTGGAGGTCTGGCTCCTGCGCTTCCTCGTTGGCCTACATGTGCAAACGGCCGCAGA GCTgcccggacggacggacgtgtACCTCCAAAAGTGTTTCTGCTGTAATGAAGA CTTCCGACTGCGCCGATGGCAACTTCCTTTATGGCGATGATTGCTATCTTTTTGACGCGACGCTCAGAAGCTGGGAGGATGGCGAGAAGTTTTGTCTCGCCCGGCGAGGCCACCTGGCTAGCGTACACTCTGAGCAAGAGGCCCAATTCATTAGTG ATCACTCAGCCTACGGTGACACTTGGGTGGGAGAAAAGAAGAAGGGCAACAACCACGAGTGGACTGACGGAACACCTTCTAAT GACTACAAAAGAACTCGCTACCACATCAGTGGTGGTGCCTGTTCTGAATTGTGGCGGCTCATTCTGTACAGAAAGGTTGGTTGCCACGGGAAACAGCCACTGGTCTGCAAAACAG CCAAGCGCGGAGGGCCTCCACAGCTGCCACCATTAGTCGGCCAGCCGG ACTGGACTCAGAAATGCGGCTGGTGGCTGGACGACCCCACCaacgacttctgctacctgatGATCCGCCAGCCCACCAAGACCTGGCAGGAGGCGCAAGCCGACTGCAAACGCCTCCAAGGGAACCTGCTCAGCATCACCGACGACCATGAGCAGACCTTTGTACATG GTTCGATCAAGGTTCTGACGAAAGCATCCCCTCTGTGGTTGGGCGCCAATGTCCACGTCAGTGCCAAAGGCAGCAAGTGGGCTGACGAATCCCCGATCGAATACGTCCACTCGATTATAG GTACCTTCGATCGTAATTGTCTTTCCTTCCTCACTGGCACCGGCGACTGGAAGTACGACTCGTGCCAAAACGAGAGAGGTTAcgtctgcaagaaaagaggaaaTG TAAAGGCTACGCCGGCTCCTGACT CCAACAAGTGTCTTCCCGGGTGGCTCGCGCACGACTCCAGCTGCTACAAGAAGGAGATGATtcccaacggttggctgggggccTGGCACCACTGCGTCTGGGTGGGCGGGAACCTGCTCTCCATCACCTCCTCGGCCGAGGAGGACTTTGTGAAGCGCACCATGGGCGAGGACACCCGCTTCTGGCTGGGACTCTCCAACCAG AAATGCGGCAAGGTCTGGTGTCGCTTTGAAGGCGGGAGCCAGAATCTGACCTGGTCCGATAACCAGACCACGACATACACCAACTGGGCCTCAAATCAACTCAAAAG TGCCGACGTTGCGTCCTGCGCCTACGTCAACCAAGGGGGAAGCGGTGAGCCCGGCAAGTGGAGGTCTGGCTCCTGTCGTTCCTCGTTGGCCTACATGTGCAAACGGCCGCTGA gctgcCCGAAGGGACAGACGTGTTCCCTCAAAAGGGGTCCTGCTGTAGTGAAGA CCTCCGACTGCCAGGGCAACACCTTCCACTATGGCGATTATTGTTATCGTTACGAGAAGACGGAAAAAACCTTTGACGATGCCGAGAAGTTCTGTCGTTCCCGGGAAGGCCACCTGGCTAGCGTCCACTCCAAGGAAGAGGCCCAATTTGTGTCTG ATCACTCGCAGACCTCACAATCTGTTTTCGTGGGACTCAAGAAGGACGACGACGACTACGAGTGGAGTGACGGAACAACTTAT GACTACGACGACTGGAAAAATGACACCAAGGGGGACTGCGCAGTCCCAAATTCTGATGGGGAGTTGAGTGCCAGCTCCTGCACAACGAAGCGGCCATTTGTCTGCAAAAGAG CCCAGCACGGAGGGCTTCCACAGCTGCCAGCACTAGTCGGCCAACCGG AATGGACTGACACATGCGGCTGGTGGCTGAACGACCCAACCaacgacttctgctacctgatGATCCGCCAGCCCACCAAGACCTGGAAGGAGGCGCAAGCCAACTGCCAACGCCTCCACGGGAACCTGCTCAGCATCACCGACCATGATGAGCAGATCTTTGTACATG GTTACGTCATGTCTCTGCCCTCTCTGTGGTTGGGCGCCGATGTCTCCACCACGAAATATGACCCCCAATGGACTGACGGATCCCCGTTCACTTACATCCACTCGAGTGCAG gtgACCCCGGAGAGGGCAAGTGTCTTTCCTTATTCACTGCCAACGGCGTCTGGAAGCACGACACGTGCGACGAGAAGAGAAGCTACGTCTGCAAGAAGATGAAAAAAG GAGTGGCAGAACTTTCGCTGTCTTCTGACG CCAGCAAGTGTGCTCCCGGGTGGCTCGCCCACGGCACCAACTGCTACAAGAAGGTGGAGGAgcccaacggttggctgggggccTGGCACCACTGCGtctgggagggcggcgacctgCTCTCCATCACCACCTCGGCCGAGGAGGACTTTGTGAAGGACACCATGGGCAAGGACACCCGCTTCTGGCTGGGACTCTCCAACCAG AAATGCGACGACGTCTGGTGTCGCTTTGAAGGCGGGAGCCAGAATCTGACCTGGTCCGATGGCGAGAATACAACACACACCAACTGGGCCCCAAATCAAGACGAAAG CGCCGACGTTGCGTCCTGCGCCTACGTCAACCAGGGGGGAATGGGTCAGCCCGGCGAGTGGAGGTCTGGCTCCTGTGATTCCTCGTTGGCCTACATGTGCAAACGGCCGCTGA gCTGCCCGGAGGGACAGACGTGTTCCCCCAGAAGTGGTCTTGCTGTCGTGAAGA CTTCCACCTGCGACAATGGCAACCTACTGTATGGCGATCATTGCTACTTTTACTCGAAGCTGCACAAAGATTGGGAGGATGCCGAGAAGTTCTGTGTTGCCCAGAGAGGCCACCTGGCTAGCGTCCACTCACAGCAAGAGGCTCAATTTGTGTTTG ATCACTCTCAAAGCCTTTGGTATTCTTGGCTGggactgaagaagaagaaaagcaacAACTATGAGTATAGTGACGGAACAGCTTTT GACTACGCCGAGTTGCAAAATGACACCACGGGGGACTGCGCATTCCCAAATTCTGTTGGGAAGATCGGCGGCAGCCCCTGCACAACGAAGCGGCCGTTTGTCTGCAAAACAG CCAAGCGTGGAGGGCCTCGACAGCTGCCACCATTAGCCAGCCAACAGG GCTGGACTGACAAATGCGGCTGGTGGGTGGACAACCCCTCGgacgacttctgctacctgTTCAACTTTCAGCCCACCAAGACCTGGCAGGAGGCGAAAGCCGACTGCAAAGGCCGCCAAGGGAACCTGCTCAGCATCGCCGACTCGGACGAGCAGGGCTTCGTACGCG GTATCGCCAAGCTTCTGGCGATGCATGACGACGCCTCCCTGTGGTTGGGCGCCGACGCCTCCATCAAACGTGACGGCGACAAGTGGACTGACGGATCCCCCTTCTCTTACCTCCACTCGAGTGCAG gtgTCACTGAAGGGGGTAAATGTCTTTTCTTGCTCACTGGCAGCGGCGACTGGAAGCGCGACAAGTGCAACGAGAAGAGAGGCTAcgtctgcaagaaaagag GAAAACCAGCAAAACCCCAGCTGCCACATGACG GCTACAAGAAGGAGCTTCTCTGCCAAGACGATTGGAAATCCCTCGAATGTCCCGATGAAAGAGTCATCCGCATACGGTCGGCTTTCCATGGACGGAAGCGTAGCGACGTCTGTCCGAGTGGCGGCGGATCACGCG ATGACTGCAGGGTGGAAGGGGCTCTCTCTCACTTTAGAGGATTGTGTGACAACTATCAGATTTGCCCCATTTACCTTACGGATACGGACTCCTGCCCTGGTGTCTCCAAATATCTCCACGTCGTCTACAGCTGCGAGAAGAAAG TGTGTCTTGATAGTCTGGGCATCGCTGACGGGAGAATCCCAGACTCTTCTTTTTCAGCCTCTTCCTATGCGATCAATGCCGAACCACACAAAGCGCGTCTGGGGGGCAGCGGTTGCTGGAGACCCTCCAAAATAG TGGGCAGCTGGATCCAGGTGAACCTCGGTCAGAACTTCAAGCTGACAGGCATTGAGACCCGGAGCTGTACATACCGATTGCAAAGTTCCAGTGTATTTGAAATGCAGTTCAGTATTGACGGAGTGACTTGGTATCGCCACCCAGTACAG CCTTCTCTGGGGAAGTATATTCTAACCAGGCCCGTGTTCGCCCAGTACGTCCGCCTCCTGCCAAGGTTTTTGGGCCTACGCTTTGACGTCTTTGGGTGCACGTCTGACGACAGCGCTCGCG AGATCTTATGCAGCAGCACAGCCACCGACCTCAGCCTTGACGGTCCAATGAC GGTCCGGTGCCCACTGGGCTGCGCCCAAGCCGGCTACAGGGTCTACGGAACACGGATCTACGACCAA GACTCAAGCATCTGCACGGCCGCTATTCACTCGGGCGTCATTGAGATTGGAGGAGATGTGACTTTGCAGAAGAGACCGCCACAGAAAGCCTACGACGGCTCCACCTGTAACGGAATCATGTCGAAAGC ATATGTGAACAAATTGGCTCCGTCTCCGTCTTACACTTTTACTGACACGG AGCCGAGATGCTTGGACCCTGACTGGGAGGAGTTTGCGGACTTCTGCTACAAACGTTTTGATGATACAAAGACGTGGTACGGCGCTCGACACTCCTGCTGGGGTCTCGATGCCAATCTGGTGTCCATTCGCTCCGAGGCTGAGCGGGATTGGCTGCAGGACCTCTTGAAGTCTG CCCCTGGAAACGCGTGGACCGGACTGAACGACCTGGTCAATCGCGGCAGATTCGTGTGGTCGGACCGCCGGAAGGTGCCGACCTTCACCAACTGGGCTCCGGAAAACTCTACCGGCCTGATGGAGAATTGCGTGGCCACCTTGAGCCAG TCTGGCAAATGGAAGAAGATGTCCTGCATGCAACTCAATGGCTACGTGTGCAAGATGCCCACAGCGCGTTATCCGCTGGATTTGGACAGTGCCAATGCAAGTTGCAAGTAA
- the LOC125993718 gene encoding secretory phospholipase A2 receptor-like isoform X1 — protein sequence MRYKLKCVLLLIAIYGTCASASKCAPGWFAHGTDCYKKVEEPNGWLGARHHCVWQGGDLVSITSSAEEDFVKDTMGNTRFWLGLSNQKCDDVWCGFVAGSQELIWSDGNATTHTNWALDHFKSADVASCAYVNQGARYSPGKWRSGSCASSLAYMCKRPQSCPDGRTCTSKSVSAVMKTSDCADGNFLYGDDCYLFDATLRSWEDGEKFCLARRGHLASVHSEQEAQFISDHSAYGDTWVGEKKKGNNHEWTDGTPSNDYKRTRYHISGGACSELWRLILYRKVGCHGKQPLVCKTAKRGGPPQLPPLVGQPDWTQKCGWWLDDPTNDFCYLMIRQPTKTWQEAQADCKRLQGNLLSITDDHEQTFVHGSIKVLTKASPLWLGANVHVSAKGSKWADESPIEYVHSIIGLLETVVCCILEECKSTEIFSPAPPGTFDRNCLSFLTGTGDWKYDSCQNERGYVCKKRGNVKATPAPDSNKCLPGWLAHDSSCYKKEMIPNGWLGAWHHCVWVGGNLLSITSSAEEDFVKRTMGEDTRFWLGLSNQKCGKVWCRFEGGSQNLTWSDNQTTTYTNWASNQLKSADVASCAYVNQGGSGEPGKWRSGSCRSSLAYMCKRPLSCPKGQTCSLKRGPAVVKTSDCQGNTFHYGDYCYRYEKTEKTFDDAEKFCRSREGHLASVHSKEEAQFVSDHSQTSQSVFVGLKKDDDDYEWSDGTTYDYDDWKNDTKGDCAVPNSDGELSASSCTTKRPFVCKRAQHGGLPQLPALVGQPEWTDTCGWWLNDPTNDFCYLMIRQPTKTWKEAQANCQRLHGNLLSITDHDEQIFVHGYVMSLPSLWLGADVSTTKYDPQWTDGSPFTYIHSSAGDPGEGKCLSLFTANGVWKHDTCDEKRSYVCKKMKKGVAELSLSSDASKCAPGWLAHGTNCYKKVEEPNGWLGAWHHCVWEGGDLLSITTSAEEDFVKDTMGKDTRFWLGLSNQKCDDVWCRFEGGSQNLTWSDGENTTHTNWAPNQDESADVASCAYVNQGGMGQPGEWRSGSCDSSLAYMCKRPLSCPEGQTCSPRSGLAVVKTSTCDNGNLLYGDHCYFYSKLHKDWEDAEKFCVAQRGHLASVHSQQEAQFVFDHSQSLWYSWLGLKKKKSNNYEYSDGTAFDYAELQNDTTGDCAFPNSVGKIGGSPCTTKRPFVCKTAKRGGPRQLPPLASQQGWTDKCGWWVDNPSDDFCYLFNFQPTKTWQEAKADCKGRQGNLLSIADSDEQGFVRGIAKLLAMHDDASLWLGADASIKRDGDKWTDGSPFSYLHSSAGVTEGGKCLFLLTGSGDWKRDKCNEKRGYVCKKRGKPAKPQLPHDGYKKELLCQDDWKSLECPDERVIRIRSAFHGRKRSDVCPSGGGSRDDCRVEGALSHFRGLCDNYQICPIYLTDTDSCPGVSKYLHVVYSCEKKVCLDSLGIADGRIPDSSFSASSYAINAEPHKARLGGSGCWRPSKIVGSWIQVNLGQNFKLTGIETRSCTYRLQSSSVFEMQFSIDGVTWYRHPVQPSLGKYILTRPVFAQYVRLLPRFLGLRFDVFGCTSDDSAREILCSSTATDLSLDGPMTVRCPLGCAQAGYRVYGTRIYDQDSSICTAAIHSGVIEIGGDVTLQKRPPQKAYDGSTCNGIMSKAYVNKLAPSPSYTFTDTEPRCLDPDWEEFADFCYKRFDDTKTWYGARHSCWGLDANLVSIRSEAERDWLQDLLKSAPGNAWTGLNDLVNRGRFVWSDRRKVPTFTNWAPENSTGLMENCVATLSQSGKWKKMSCMQLNGYVCKMPTARYPLDLDSANASCK from the exons ATGCGGTATAAACTAAAGTGTGTACTTCTCCTGATTGCCATATATGGGACATGTGCTTCAG CCAGCAAGTGTGCTCCCGGGTGGTTCGCGCACGGCACCGACTGCTACAAGAAGGTGGAGGAGCCCAACGGATGGCTGGGGGCCCGGCACCACTGCGTCTGGCAGGGCGGCGACCTGGTCTCCATCACCTCCTCGGCCGAGGAGGACTTTGTGAAGGACACCATGGGCAACACCCGCTTCTGGCTGGGACTCTCCAACCAG aAATGCGACGACGTCTGGTGTGGCTTTGTAGCCGGAAGCCAGGAGCTGATCTGGTCTGATGGCAATGCAACGACACACACCAACTGGGCCTTAGACCACTTTAAAAG CGCCGACGTCGCGTCCTGCGCCTACGTCAACCAAGGAGCTCGTTATTCGCCTGGGAAGTGGAGGTCTGGCTCCTGCGCTTCCTCGTTGGCCTACATGTGCAAACGGCCGCAGA GCTgcccggacggacggacgtgtACCTCCAAAAGTGTTTCTGCTGTAATGAAGA CTTCCGACTGCGCCGATGGCAACTTCCTTTATGGCGATGATTGCTATCTTTTTGACGCGACGCTCAGAAGCTGGGAGGATGGCGAGAAGTTTTGTCTCGCCCGGCGAGGCCACCTGGCTAGCGTACACTCTGAGCAAGAGGCCCAATTCATTAGTG ATCACTCAGCCTACGGTGACACTTGGGTGGGAGAAAAGAAGAAGGGCAACAACCACGAGTGGACTGACGGAACACCTTCTAAT GACTACAAAAGAACTCGCTACCACATCAGTGGTGGTGCCTGTTCTGAATTGTGGCGGCTCATTCTGTACAGAAAGGTTGGTTGCCACGGGAAACAGCCACTGGTCTGCAAAACAG CCAAGCGCGGAGGGCCTCCACAGCTGCCACCATTAGTCGGCCAGCCGG ACTGGACTCAGAAATGCGGCTGGTGGCTGGACGACCCCACCaacgacttctgctacctgatGATCCGCCAGCCCACCAAGACCTGGCAGGAGGCGCAAGCCGACTGCAAACGCCTCCAAGGGAACCTGCTCAGCATCACCGACGACCATGAGCAGACCTTTGTACATG GTTCGATCAAGGTTCTGACGAAAGCATCCCCTCTGTGGTTGGGCGCCAATGTCCACGTCAGTGCCAAAGGCAGCAAGTGGGCTGACGAATCCCCGATCGAATACGTCCACTCGATTATAGGTTTGTTGGAGACAGTTGTCTGCTGCATTTTGGAGGAATGTAAGAGCACTGAGATCTTCTCTCCCGCCCCCCCAGGTACCTTCGATCGTAATTGTCTTTCCTTCCTCACTGGCACCGGCGACTGGAAGTACGACTCGTGCCAAAACGAGAGAGGTTAcgtctgcaagaaaagaggaaaTG TAAAGGCTACGCCGGCTCCTGACT CCAACAAGTGTCTTCCCGGGTGGCTCGCGCACGACTCCAGCTGCTACAAGAAGGAGATGATtcccaacggttggctgggggccTGGCACCACTGCGTCTGGGTGGGCGGGAACCTGCTCTCCATCACCTCCTCGGCCGAGGAGGACTTTGTGAAGCGCACCATGGGCGAGGACACCCGCTTCTGGCTGGGACTCTCCAACCAG AAATGCGGCAAGGTCTGGTGTCGCTTTGAAGGCGGGAGCCAGAATCTGACCTGGTCCGATAACCAGACCACGACATACACCAACTGGGCCTCAAATCAACTCAAAAG TGCCGACGTTGCGTCCTGCGCCTACGTCAACCAAGGGGGAAGCGGTGAGCCCGGCAAGTGGAGGTCTGGCTCCTGTCGTTCCTCGTTGGCCTACATGTGCAAACGGCCGCTGA gctgcCCGAAGGGACAGACGTGTTCCCTCAAAAGGGGTCCTGCTGTAGTGAAGA CCTCCGACTGCCAGGGCAACACCTTCCACTATGGCGATTATTGTTATCGTTACGAGAAGACGGAAAAAACCTTTGACGATGCCGAGAAGTTCTGTCGTTCCCGGGAAGGCCACCTGGCTAGCGTCCACTCCAAGGAAGAGGCCCAATTTGTGTCTG ATCACTCGCAGACCTCACAATCTGTTTTCGTGGGACTCAAGAAGGACGACGACGACTACGAGTGGAGTGACGGAACAACTTAT GACTACGACGACTGGAAAAATGACACCAAGGGGGACTGCGCAGTCCCAAATTCTGATGGGGAGTTGAGTGCCAGCTCCTGCACAACGAAGCGGCCATTTGTCTGCAAAAGAG CCCAGCACGGAGGGCTTCCACAGCTGCCAGCACTAGTCGGCCAACCGG AATGGACTGACACATGCGGCTGGTGGCTGAACGACCCAACCaacgacttctgctacctgatGATCCGCCAGCCCACCAAGACCTGGAAGGAGGCGCAAGCCAACTGCCAACGCCTCCACGGGAACCTGCTCAGCATCACCGACCATGATGAGCAGATCTTTGTACATG GTTACGTCATGTCTCTGCCCTCTCTGTGGTTGGGCGCCGATGTCTCCACCACGAAATATGACCCCCAATGGACTGACGGATCCCCGTTCACTTACATCCACTCGAGTGCAG gtgACCCCGGAGAGGGCAAGTGTCTTTCCTTATTCACTGCCAACGGCGTCTGGAAGCACGACACGTGCGACGAGAAGAGAAGCTACGTCTGCAAGAAGATGAAAAAAG GAGTGGCAGAACTTTCGCTGTCTTCTGACG CCAGCAAGTGTGCTCCCGGGTGGCTCGCCCACGGCACCAACTGCTACAAGAAGGTGGAGGAgcccaacggttggctgggggccTGGCACCACTGCGtctgggagggcggcgacctgCTCTCCATCACCACCTCGGCCGAGGAGGACTTTGTGAAGGACACCATGGGCAAGGACACCCGCTTCTGGCTGGGACTCTCCAACCAG AAATGCGACGACGTCTGGTGTCGCTTTGAAGGCGGGAGCCAGAATCTGACCTGGTCCGATGGCGAGAATACAACACACACCAACTGGGCCCCAAATCAAGACGAAAG CGCCGACGTTGCGTCCTGCGCCTACGTCAACCAGGGGGGAATGGGTCAGCCCGGCGAGTGGAGGTCTGGCTCCTGTGATTCCTCGTTGGCCTACATGTGCAAACGGCCGCTGA gCTGCCCGGAGGGACAGACGTGTTCCCCCAGAAGTGGTCTTGCTGTCGTGAAGA CTTCCACCTGCGACAATGGCAACCTACTGTATGGCGATCATTGCTACTTTTACTCGAAGCTGCACAAAGATTGGGAGGATGCCGAGAAGTTCTGTGTTGCCCAGAGAGGCCACCTGGCTAGCGTCCACTCACAGCAAGAGGCTCAATTTGTGTTTG ATCACTCTCAAAGCCTTTGGTATTCTTGGCTGggactgaagaagaagaaaagcaacAACTATGAGTATAGTGACGGAACAGCTTTT GACTACGCCGAGTTGCAAAATGACACCACGGGGGACTGCGCATTCCCAAATTCTGTTGGGAAGATCGGCGGCAGCCCCTGCACAACGAAGCGGCCGTTTGTCTGCAAAACAG CCAAGCGTGGAGGGCCTCGACAGCTGCCACCATTAGCCAGCCAACAGG GCTGGACTGACAAATGCGGCTGGTGGGTGGACAACCCCTCGgacgacttctgctacctgTTCAACTTTCAGCCCACCAAGACCTGGCAGGAGGCGAAAGCCGACTGCAAAGGCCGCCAAGGGAACCTGCTCAGCATCGCCGACTCGGACGAGCAGGGCTTCGTACGCG GTATCGCCAAGCTTCTGGCGATGCATGACGACGCCTCCCTGTGGTTGGGCGCCGACGCCTCCATCAAACGTGACGGCGACAAGTGGACTGACGGATCCCCCTTCTCTTACCTCCACTCGAGTGCAG gtgTCACTGAAGGGGGTAAATGTCTTTTCTTGCTCACTGGCAGCGGCGACTGGAAGCGCGACAAGTGCAACGAGAAGAGAGGCTAcgtctgcaagaaaagag GAAAACCAGCAAAACCCCAGCTGCCACATGACG GCTACAAGAAGGAGCTTCTCTGCCAAGACGATTGGAAATCCCTCGAATGTCCCGATGAAAGAGTCATCCGCATACGGTCGGCTTTCCATGGACGGAAGCGTAGCGACGTCTGTCCGAGTGGCGGCGGATCACGCG ATGACTGCAGGGTGGAAGGGGCTCTCTCTCACTTTAGAGGATTGTGTGACAACTATCAGATTTGCCCCATTTACCTTACGGATACGGACTCCTGCCCTGGTGTCTCCAAATATCTCCACGTCGTCTACAGCTGCGAGAAGAAAG TGTGTCTTGATAGTCTGGGCATCGCTGACGGGAGAATCCCAGACTCTTCTTTTTCAGCCTCTTCCTATGCGATCAATGCCGAACCACACAAAGCGCGTCTGGGGGGCAGCGGTTGCTGGAGACCCTCCAAAATAG TGGGCAGCTGGATCCAGGTGAACCTCGGTCAGAACTTCAAGCTGACAGGCATTGAGACCCGGAGCTGTACATACCGATTGCAAAGTTCCAGTGTATTTGAAATGCAGTTCAGTATTGACGGAGTGACTTGGTATCGCCACCCAGTACAG CCTTCTCTGGGGAAGTATATTCTAACCAGGCCCGTGTTCGCCCAGTACGTCCGCCTCCTGCCAAGGTTTTTGGGCCTACGCTTTGACGTCTTTGGGTGCACGTCTGACGACAGCGCTCGCG AGATCTTATGCAGCAGCACAGCCACCGACCTCAGCCTTGACGGTCCAATGAC GGTCCGGTGCCCACTGGGCTGCGCCCAAGCCGGCTACAGGGTCTACGGAACACGGATCTACGACCAA GACTCAAGCATCTGCACGGCCGCTATTCACTCGGGCGTCATTGAGATTGGAGGAGATGTGACTTTGCAGAAGAGACCGCCACAGAAAGCCTACGACGGCTCCACCTGTAACGGAATCATGTCGAAAGC ATATGTGAACAAATTGGCTCCGTCTCCGTCTTACACTTTTACTGACACGG AGCCGAGATGCTTGGACCCTGACTGGGAGGAGTTTGCGGACTTCTGCTACAAACGTTTTGATGATACAAAGACGTGGTACGGCGCTCGACACTCCTGCTGGGGTCTCGATGCCAATCTGGTGTCCATTCGCTCCGAGGCTGAGCGGGATTGGCTGCAGGACCTCTTGAAGTCTG CCCCTGGAAACGCGTGGACCGGACTGAACGACCTGGTCAATCGCGGCAGATTCGTGTGGTCGGACCGCCGGAAGGTGCCGACCTTCACCAACTGGGCTCCGGAAAACTCTACCGGCCTGATGGAGAATTGCGTGGCCACCTTGAGCCAG TCTGGCAAATGGAAGAAGATGTCCTGCATGCAACTCAATGGCTACGTGTGCAAGATGCCCACAGCGCGTTATCCGCTGGATTTGGACAGTGCCAATGCAAGTTGCAAGTAA